Part of the Dehalogenimonas sp. THU2 genome, CACCTGCCGTTCCGCTTCCACCTCACCCCGGAGCTGGCGGACGATCTCATAGACCTGCGCCGCGCCGGTGGCGCCGATGGGGTGGCCCTTGCTTTTAAGGCCGCCGGATGGGTTGATAGCCACTTTGCCGCCGATATCTGCCTCGCCGCGGAGCCAGGCCTCGCCGGCGGTGCCGGGGTCGAAGAAGCCGAGGCCTTCGGCGGCGATGATGCTGGCGATGGAGAAGCAGTCGTGCAGTTCACAAACGTCGATGTCCGCAGGGGTCAGACCGGCCATGTCATAAGCCTGTTTAGCCGACAGTTCCCGGGCTTTAAGGCGAGGCAGATAACCCCCCTGTGATGCCAGCGGGCCGGAGGAAGCCTGCCCGACGCCGGCGAAATAGACCGGTTTTGATGACAGCACCTGTGCCTTGTCCTCAGCGGCGATGACCAGGGCGGCGGCGCCGTCGGAGAAGGGGCAACAGTCGTGCAGTTGGATCGGTGAGGCCACGGTGAAGCTCTTCAGGACATCGGCAGTAGTGACAGACTTGCGCAGATGGGCTTTGGGATTATGCAGGCCGCGCTGGTAGGACTGGACCGAAACCTGGGCCATCTGCTCTTTCAACTTCTCGATAGGCAACCCGTAGCGGGCGGCGTAGCGGTGGGCGAGGAGGGCAAAAACGCCGGGGAAAGTCATTCCTGCCGGGAACTCGTAGCGGGAATCCGAGAACATGGCGAAGGTGCGGGTGGCTAGGGGAGTGCCCAGCGAGGCGGCGCGCTCGACGCCGCCGGCGATGACGATGTCGTACACCCCGTTAGCGACCAGCAGGAAGGCGTCGCGGATGGCCATCGAAGCCGAGGCGCAGGCGCCGTCGTAGCGGTTGGCCGGCACGTTCATGGTGCCGATGTAGTCGGCGATGAAGGCGGGCGCCATGCCCTGGCCCTCGGCGAAGTCACCCAGGGCGTTGCCGATAAAAAGGGCTTTGACGTCCCGCGCCTCGATATGGGCGTCGGCCATGGCTTCGGAGGCGGCTTCGGCAAAAAGTTCGGTCAGGCTCAGACTCTGGGCGCCGGAAAACTTCGTCTGACCGGCGCCGATCACGGCTACTTTACGCATCGCTCTAAATCCTAATACCTAATATCTAATGTCTAAACAATTTCTAAAATTCAAAATTCCAAGGCTCAAAACCGGGCGATGATTTATTTAACTCAAGGCCTTAGCGCCGTTGTTCTCCGGGCGGGTTATCCAGGTTTTCCGGTCGCGGATATCGCGGTCGAAGAGCAGCCGGTTGGTCAGCAGTTCTACCGATGACAGTCCCGCGGCCAGTTCAGAGCGCCGGCCGATGAGCCGCCGCCCCAGGGTGATGAGGGTTATGGCGGCCATTCCGGCGCTCACCAGTCCCGGCTCGGCGATGTTGAAGAAATCGGCCAGATAATAGGCCAGTAATGGCAGAGATAACAGGGCGATGAAAACAGTCAGCGATAGTTTCTTGAAAGGCATGCCGGATAAAGCCACGGACATGACCACCAATCCCAACAGCGGCGAGACACCCAGGATCATGCCCAGGCTAGTAAGGTTACCCCGTCCGCCCCGAAAACTCAGGAAAACCGGCCAGATCTGGCCGATGATGGCGGCGAGGCCGACGATCAGTTGTTGCGCCATCTCCAACCCGGCCCAGCGTGCCAGCCAAACCGCCAGCAAACCCTTGCCCAGGTCGAAGATTATGACCGGCACTGCCCAGCGTTTCGACGTGGCCTGTATCACATTGGAGGAACCGACGTTCCCGGAACCGAACTTGCGGAGATCGACGCCCCGGGTCCAGCGGGCGATGATATAGGCTAAGGGGATGCTGCCGATCAGGTAGGCGACTATCGCCAGGACGACAAACATATTCACTCCAAATAGTAGTAATCTAGGTCTTCGCACCGGGCAGCCGGGCTAGCAAGCCCTCGACCGCGGAGAGAGGTACGTGCTGACCGCCGATCATTGTTTCGGTGGCGGGATCCAGGCCGTGATAGTCGGTGCCGCCGGTGGCTACCAGGCCGTATTTTTCAGCCCAGCGTTTCAGCCGTTCTATCTCATATTCACGGTAGCTGGCGTAATAAACCTCGATGCCGGTCAGCCCCGCAGCCGCCAGTTCTTTGATCATTTCTTCGGCGTTGGGCAGCGTCAGCGGATGAGCCATCACCGCCAGTCCCCCGGCCGCCTTGATGAGGGCGACGGCGCCGGCGGGATCGAGCTTGATGCGTTCGGCGTAGGCCGGTCCGTCGCGGCTGATGTACTTCTCGAAGGCTTCGCCGATATAGGAGATGTAGCCCTTTTCCACCATCGCCTGGGCGATGTGCGGGCGGCCGATGACGGCGTCGCCGGCGATCTCCTTGATCCGGGACCACTCCAGTGGCATGCCCAGCTCAGCCAG contains:
- a CDS encoding propanoyl-CoA acyltransferase, whose product is MRKVAVIGAGQTKFSGAQSLSLTELFAEAASEAMADAHIEARDVKALFIGNALGDFAEGQGMAPAFIADYIGTMNVPANRYDGACASASMAIRDAFLLVANGVYDIVIAGGVERAASLGTPLATRTFAMFSDSRYEFPAGMTFPGVFALLAHRYAARYGLPIEKLKEQMAQVSVQSYQRGLHNPKAHLRKSVTTADVLKSFTVASPIQLHDCCPFSDGAAALVIAAEDKAQVLSSKPVYFAGVGQASSGPLASQGGYLPRLKARELSAKQAYDMAGLTPADIDVCELHDCFSIASIIAAEGLGFFDPGTAGEAWLRGEADIGGKVAINPSGGLKSKGHPIGATGAAQVYEIVRQLRGEVEAERQVPDAAIGMTDTLGGDGGTMVSLILKRGW
- a CDS encoding glycerol-3-phosphate acyltransferase, coding for MFVVLAIVAYLIGSIPLAYIIARWTRGVDLRKFGSGNVGSSNVIQATSKRWAVPVIIFDLGKGLLAVWLARWAGLEMAQQLIVGLAAIIGQIWPVFLSFRGGRGNLTSLGMILGVSPLLGLVVMSVALSGMPFKKLSLTVFIALLSLPLLAYYLADFFNIAEPGLVSAGMAAITLITLGRRLIGRRSELAAGLSSVELLTNRLLFDRDIRDRKTWITRPENNGAKALS
- a CDS encoding PHP domain-containing protein, translated to MNSLVDLHLHSTASDGVFPPAEVVRKAAARKLRYMALTDHDSVDGIAEALAEGEKHPCLTVIPGVEISTDIAAGDVHILGYFINWQDATLKRQLAGMRDSREERGLAMVEKLAELGMPLEWSRIKEIAGDAVIGRPHIAQAMVEKGYISYIGEAFEKYISRDGPAYAERIKLDPAGAVALIKAAGGLAVMAHPLTLPNAEEMIKELAAAGLTGIEVYYASYREYEIERLKRWAEKYGLVATGGTDYHGLDPATETMIGGQHVPLSAVEGLLARLPGAKT